One part of the Dysidea avara chromosome 10, odDysAvar1.4, whole genome shotgun sequence genome encodes these proteins:
- the LOC136269408 gene encoding 26S proteasome non-ATPase regulatory subunit 8-like, protein MESEIFSKAANLRSSLLSAWKANPRQLDKIEEILNELKPLLLQLHYLPYAGEPTPDEAYLLLARDVLEIGALWSIEKENDVLFERYMSQLKSYYYDYKNILKESMYTYNLLGLNLLHLLAQNRLAEFHTELELLPVEKFSDEKVSNVYISYPVSLEQYLMEGSYHKVFLSKDSLPAPNYRFFVNVLMETIREEIATCAETAYDKISVTEAAKVLGLDTQEQLDAFQAKKQWRLEETGQFFVFSSGDKQAEEAHFIKSGPLILQTLHYAKELEKIV, encoded by the coding sequence ATGGAGtctgaaatattttcaaaagcTGCCAACCTTCGTAGTAGTTTACTGAGCGCGTGGAAGGCTAATCCACGCCAGTTAGACAAGATTGAAGAAATTCTTAACGAACTGAAGCCACTCCTGTTACAACTACATTACCTACCTTATGCTGGGGAACCTACACCTGACGAGGCGTATTTACTGTTAGCAAGGGACGTGTTAGAAATTGGTGCTTTGTGGAGTATTGAGAAAGAAAATGATGTGCTATTTGAGAGGTACATGTCCCAACTAAAATCCTATTATTATGACTACAAGAATATATTGAAGGAGTCAATGTACACGTACAACTTACTAGGACTGAACTTGCTACACTTGCTGGCACAGAATAGGCTGGCTGAGTTCCATACTGAACTTGAACTATTGCCAGTTGAGAAGTTTTCTGACGAAAAAGTATCAAATGTTTACATCAGTTACCCAGTGTCACTGGAACAATACTTAATGGAGGGTAGTTACCATAAAGTGTTTCTATCTAAGGATTCTTTGCCTGCTCCTAATTATCGTTTCTTTGTTAATGTCTTGATGGAAACAATCCGAGAGGAGATTGCTACATGTGCCGAAACTGCTTATGATAAGATATCAGTGACTGAGGCAGCTAAGGTGCTAGGGCTTGATACACAGGAACAATTGGATGCTTTTCAGGCCAAGAAGCAGTGGAGGTTGGAAGAAACTGGGCAGTTTTTTGTGTTCAGTAGTGGTGACAAACAAGCCGAGGAAGCTCACTTTATTAAGAGTGGTCCATTAATCCTGCAGACACTACACTATGCTAAAGAATTAGAGAAGATAGTCTAA